A stretch of DNA from Labrus mixtus chromosome 6, fLabMix1.1, whole genome shotgun sequence:
ggacatcaggaacgagaggaatacaaaggagaaatccttcctgcatattatccaatttgctctttttgtaaatcgcctcgagataacacttgttgttGGTGAATTGGTGCtacacaaataatgattgattgatttatgttCATAAAAGACGATGGACGTCTTGGAGAGAAAACGGGACACGTCAGTTAGCAGTAAAGTTATTGCAGGAACATTTAGAGGAGAGCAAGTCATTACATTTTTGGTGCTTGGTAAGTGAGAACTGGCTCCATAAATATTCCTGTATATTGACTTTTACTTTAATAGATTTATAGTGACCGGtcgtgcagcagcagcaggatgatgtaAGGGCTGGACCAGGTGGTTACAGGGGCGGACGACAAGATAGGGCGGGACTCCGGATGGGCGTGGCCATAAGCAGAGGTGAAAGGTGCAGGATGAACACTTGGCCCGGCGTCTTTTGCCCATCCAGGCTGAGGAAGcagcacagagctgaggggGTCCCTGTTGGAGGGGGTGTTAATCTGGTGGTCAGTGAAGGAGGGATTTTAACCCATCAGATACCTCAGATTAAactcaagggggggggggggggggctttcagGAACAAACAACCTGCTTTTCTTTGTATGATCAGGACGACCAGGAGGACAAACGGCACCATGAGACCCGACCTGTACTgcccgctgctgctgctttctttcATTCTGCTGCCGACCAACAGTAAGAAACAaattttatttatcataatcTTTAATTTTTCTGGAtcttctcccccctccccccaccctgtCAGACCTGTGCTCTACCTTTTGTCCACCACTTTTGTCATTCAGATGTGGTTGCCTTGTCCCTCCAGGTTCTCTTCCTTTGCCACTCTTAAACTTCCAAGACTTTGTTTAATTTCTTAAGAAAATGCAGAAATCTACTGCATGAATCACTTTCAAATCTTGAGACGACGGCTGCCATCATTGCACTTTGAGTCAAAGCGTTGCAGCTCTTTAAAAGACTATTCTGCAGCGAGCCCTTCCAGTGAAGCTGTTGTTCTAATTGCTGCTCATTTCTCCGCTAATTCATCTGCGTTTTGTCTCCCTGCAgtctgtcttcctcctctgtaaCCAGCATGCAATCCCAGCAAGCTAATCTCTTAATAGGCCTGCAGGCTAAAGACTTTACAGCATGTGATGGAGcggctgtgctgtgctgtgctgtgcggGGATAGACTGGGGTCAACTGCAAAAACAGCAGGGAGCATTTTGCCTCGCCATGTCaacacaaagggggggggggggggcaaataAACGCAAATTAATGAGatcaattatttaaattcataaaaGAAACGcttgctgtttttgtgtgttctcGTTGTGCCTCTGTTGAAGTCGTGCTCATATGTTGAATGATGAATTAAGGAATGAATTACCGCCTCGTTAAGTTGTTTTGCTGGTTTGATTAGAGCTCCACTTTCTCATCAGCAGCTTTTCTGTCTTCTCCCCTTCATACCTGAGAGCTGAAACACAGATCTCGGGGTTCCTGGAGGTTATTTTGACAGCCAGGAGATGTGCGTctacaaagattttttttgatgCCGTCTGTGATTTCCTATAAGAGCAGCTCTCCGTTTGATCCTCTTAAGAAAGTGGCATTAAAGACCGTTTTTCTGAAGGGCCATTTTAGAATTTCCGAGATGGTTTTTGAAAAGGGAAGTGtttaaaagtgatattttaCAAAGGTCAGCTACTTCTGAAGTAACAGCTCCTTCCTCTGGAGGACTCCAGGGACGCGTCTGAAAGTTGTATTTGCTGAAGTGAGCTCCTGACGCTTCAGCTGAAGGTCACAAAGATGTAGCCTATTTGTGAAATCAGAGGGGACTTGTCTCATTATTTGGTTGATTTTTAGGAAGATTTGTGGAAAAGGAATAACTGCTCTCTCTTCCCTTAGTTACACATACAAGTCTTTACCTCGActtgtaaagttaaaaaaaggataGAAATGTCCATCAAAGAGGCTCTGACAGAAACAGGTTTACGttaaatgaatggatggattttCATAATAAATGGGACTGAGATCGCTCGAGCATGCAACGACGTATTGCATATTTTGTCTCTGCCAGGGCTGCTATGGCTTGTTGTCATGGGAACCACGTGGACTGATGTCTCTAAATGTCTAAATTTGGGTTTTAAAAGGACAAATGTGTCAGCCGTGACttttacaacatgttttttctgcataaaaGTCGATGCATTTGACAGagagcattttcttttttaccatcagcaagattttttttgttgtggggAAATTCCACGTTAGTGTCATAAACACTTCTCAGCGGCTGATGTATATTTCCCACCAATTGTACTCCAGTTGCAAGTTAGTCTTGCTTATAAGATTTCTCTTTGACTCTTTACCTTAAAATGAAGTATACAGGTGTATCAGAAGAATTTCTAATCTAGGAATCATGCTTAAAACTTCCTTCTATATTGTGTCGTATTTTGTGCTTCTCAATTCATCGCTTAACTTTTAATCTACTGACATGCGATGCAGTCGTGGTGGATTAAGAGTATCTGTCTGTGCTTCAGCAGTGTTTCTTTCCTGTGTCTCTCAGGTGAAGCTCTGAGTTGCTACACCTGCATgggctccaacaacaacgactgCAACCGGCAAGGTTCCAAATTGTGTCCCAGCTACTCCGATGCCTGCGCTGTGGTGGTCGGCCATGACAGTGAGTCCAGCAGCGACAGTGAAGCTGCCTTTGCTTTTCTGGCTTTCCTTCTAGCGATCAATTAAAAcgtctgtttgtgcatgcatgcatgcttgtgtgtgtgtgtgtgtgtgtgtgtgtgtgtgtgtgtgtgtgtatgtgatggaGAACGGGGGGCTGTCTGGAGACACACCTCACTCAGAGGAGGGTCTGAAGCTTTTAAGGAAATGAAGCGCTTTGCTTGTCCTTATTGACCGATCTCTAATGAGGACACCATGTGTTCATTCCTTACAAAATAAAGTCGActaattttacatttaaattccatgtaaagtcttaaaaaacacGTTTAAAGTTTCTTATACAACAGAAGACTGTGTTAATAACCACCAGGCCAAACTTcagtaatggaaaaaaaatgcttagAATACCAATTGAAGTTTCAAAAtcctgaaaaatgaagcagcaaTCTCTGCTTGTGATGCTTTGGATGTGTCAGTAAATGGGCTAAAACCACGGTCACTCGTGGGAAAGACATGCCCCTCTCACCTGTCAAAAAACAGCTATTCTAATTCTAGCAGCCAGTCAAGATTCACTTGCAAAATTGAAGCATAGGTAGCTAATAAAACTGCAGACTGAAATGTTAAAACTTGGTTTAGAACTGGAGATGCTAAAACACTTAGCGCAGGATTAAGCTAATGTTACCTGTGTGTCATCTAGCCCCCTATTTGACCCAGCCAAAAAATGCCTGAACCTAAAGCTGGGTAAAAGACTGTAGGATTTAGGGCTGTCCCAGATGTTAGATGATCAACCGTGGTCATATCTGTGGTTGAAGACGTCCTACACCTCCCTGTGAGAGAGGATCAAAGACGGATAATTTTCCTgcctgaagcaaaaaaaagactgcCTGCAGCAAATATCAGACTGTGTCTGAAATTTAGGATGATCATCTCACAATGTGAACGCCTCTTCAATCTACATCAACTAACCACCCAATAGGAATGCAGCATGAAAGGAAGCACTATTCAGCGTGAACACAGAGGTGCCGGAGCTGCCGATATGTATGCATACACGGCAATCTAACGGCCTTATCTCACAGTGTACCTGCACGTCGTACAAACATTATGAGATCGGTGTTGCACAGTGTGGCTGCAGATATTCTATAAGATTGAAGTCTTTTCATATCTTTGCAAGAAATCTTTCGCCAACATACATCGTGTGTATAGGGACCAAATTCAGATTTTGCTTTATGAGGACTCTACGTTTTCACATGACGACAGTTTGCATGAAATCGACCTTAATCATCTTTACTCCTGGCTGTAATTGTCACAACCGAGATGGACCAGATTCTCCAACTTTTCATGTGAGCTAAGAATGAAAAACTAAGACGTAACACTCGAATGGGGGCACgtcattgtaaaataaatccgATCTTGCCTGTGAAAGGAAACATGGTGGATGCACCAGATTGCTCAAATGAAATTCTGTCATCAGGTGGGTTGTGTTTATGCACTATgcattaaaggcttaatatgcaattttttgatccagcagatgtcgcccttgagcaccagcatgaaaccaaaacaacttgcgctgcattgttgtgttagcatgctaatgctagcgatctttattatgctcgtatcttcacactgcatgtaaatttacctgaaatgagcgtgatctagaaacacagttaagcagtgagtacagtatgttattcttcttttctctagtccctcaattaaacaacttttatacacgaggggaggagtcagccggccgtcccaacgatgtaaacaaagtgaagataggactctgaaaactctgaaaacatcacagacagtgggactcgggtgttacacccattgtagacagtcatgactcacagagttattttcagaggagatacttgatttctacatttaagtgtgaaaaatcacatagaaagactttaagaaggAAATAAGGTTAAAGCTTCAGCTATGGCGGTTTAGTCAAATAACTAAGGTTTTGTTAGTGTAAAGCAGACGCTAAACCTTCCTAACTGGCTTCTCTTTCCGTCTGATTGTCAGGTGGGGTGATGAAGTCGTGCTCCTACAAGTCTTTCTGCAGTCAGGCCAACAGTCAGGGCTACAGATCCCCAGGTGTCCGAGTTCACTGCTGCTACAGCAACGACTGCAATGTGATGAGCCTCGCCTCGCGCCTGCCAGGACTCAattatctgctgctgcttctgcctCTGTtgctctgctgcttcttcaaGTAGACAAAACCGGCCTCGACGTCATCAAGAAAAATCATCTCTGCCTGCTTCAGAGCCCGACTCCAATAATGCCAAAGAATCACCGCCTCATTTTCATTCTGCATGCTGTTAAACGCTTTTGATTTCACCTTATTATTGTTGCAGGAAGAGCTcaaggtgtgagtgtgtggattAAACGCACAATGTTGGATCGGATCCACTAAGCTGTTCTCAAGTAGATGCATCTTGTAACGGATTTCACTAAGCCAATAACCAAAAAGGATGATAAGGGGGAGTGCTTGATTCAAAGGCAGTCGGTTGTTATTTGCCTCCGAAAGAGGAAGACATGCTTGTTAAGTTTGTGAATTTCAGCTTCAAGGCTCAGAACAAAATCTGTAAAACTAGAGGATAATAGGAAGGAAACTCTCTGTTGGGGTTTTATAATCACTCTCAAATCgaagttttacttttttttcctccgctTTAATCCGTCCTACCACCCAATTATTTCAGTGTGGCAGCAGATGTTTCCTGAGGCTAAAAATGGCACCAAGCGCTCAATCAGCTGCTCTGTCGTTACATCATTAGCCTCCTAGCTGTCAATCACACATCTGacgagctgtgtgtgtgtgtgtgtgtgtgtgtgtgtgtgtgtgtgtgtgagagatatTTCAGAACGTCTCGTGAAAACACTTCTCACACACCACAAATCCACATAAGCCCATAACATGCATGTGATCGGGTGCTGATGAGGTTAATCCGCTGCGTTTGAAGTCTGAGAATTAcagagtttttttaaactgcgcCCACCTCACGGGAGGGTCGCCTTGGAGAAATGGCTGCTGTATATActgtatcaataaaaaaaatgaattatgcCCAGTTGGTGATGAATACCCCATACTATTTATTGTGTAATTTTGTTGGAACTCGTGTTaagaaatgttgattttttaatctgaaaacaaGTCATAGCCATAGACTTTGTAAGAGGAAGTGGGAGGATGCTGCTGATATGTGATGTACTGGTtcatgggcttttattttgaagggattTTGGTCAATGGCATCTCTTTTTCTGGAGCCAGCAGTGATTACATCTGGAGAACAGTGTGGATATGCAATTCTGCATCACCATATAAACATGTTGCTTTATTGAAGAAGCTataaaggtcacatgttctgcactcttctccatgtttctctaactctaatatgtgtctctagtccgtttacaaaccccccaatgatgagaaaagtccatcctctccgtcttctgcctgctccacttttcagaaaatgtgtgctcaaacaggccgtttggagattttcccttcatgacatcacaaaaggtagtagcccctcccccaggtgggtgacactcccacagctaggtgtttgttctgccctctgagtctgccttctcaccgtaaacaataggacatggagcgagaaagcaccgagttaCACCCgagaccttccagagagggggcgtggtcagacacagctcatttacatatttaaaggtacagacacagaaacagcctgttctgagcaggactgaaatagaggggtttatagtcatgatcaaatagaggatcagagtggatttagaacaagaaacttcacacacatgttgaagaggagctctgagacttatttacactgaagaagaggaggagaatatgtgacctttaaaaagttGTAATTAGGAACATGAACTCatgaggaaaacaacaaaaatcatcTGAGAATACGAATCGACTTCATTCTTGCATCCAGCTCAGTGCCATTACAAAGAAAGCAAGTTTAACCCATCGCTCCTCTGCTTCACTTTGTACCCAAGAGAGGACGTCTGCTTCTTACAGTGGattctgtttatttatgtatttcttacTATGACTGTAAATTTATTCATTGAATGTATATTATGAATAAGAATCTAGAGATTTGACAGCCATTTATTCGCTGGATATAATATATCACTATGAAATATATCAAATACTGGGTGTACAGACTAAATTATTAAACTTTCTTTATTATGTGTCAATACAACCATTTAAAAGTGtctgtgtatatttatttatttcaataaacGACATTCCAACATTTGGTTACAACATCTCACTACCCCCCTCTGTTTGCATTCTTGGCAATCTGGATGAActtaacacaaactcaaaacaaaTCATAATACCCCTACTTGTAGCTCCTATcgacaagaaaacaaaactgctAAACTGGAAAAGtaggaaaaaaatcagaatgGTTAGAACCTCCTTACACAACATGGAACAACATTCAGCCACACATGAAAACCAACTCCAAGAATTCAGCAAAATATACTCCACTATTCTCACCAGCAGTTTGATCCCGGAGAGTTAATGCCACAGCGGGTaaacgaggagaggagaggacaacAATTTTAATATCATTTACAAATAATATGTACTTGGTAATCATCAACCAAATTTGGCGTCAGGAATAATTTTTCAGAActgtctgtcagtcaaacaTCTTGAAAGGATTTTACATAAACATGACGCACAAACATCCAAATCCAATAGTCAAATATAAACCAATTACACTCTGAAGGTCCTCAAGTttgtccccactctctctctctctctctctctctctctctctctctcactctatctctctctctctctctctcactctatctctctctctctctctctctctctctctctcactctctctctcactctctctctctctctctctctctctctctcactctatctctctctctctctctctctctctctctctcactctctctctctctcactcactctctcacactctatctatctctctctctcactctatctcactctctcactctctctctctctctctctctctcactctctctctcactctcactctctttctctctctctctctctctcactcactctctttcactcactctctcactctcgctcactcactctctttcactctctctctctgtgtgtctctcactttctctctctcactcactctctcactctcactctctcactctctctctctcactcactctctctctcactctctctctctctcacacactcactcactcactcactctctctctcactcactcactctctctctcactcactcactcactctctctctcactctcactctctctctcctctccctcactcactcactcactctcactcactctctctcactctctttcactctatctcactcactctctctctctctctctctcactcactcactcactcactcactcactcactctctctcactcactcactctcactctctctctctctctctcactctctcactctcactctctctctctatctctccctctctctctctcctctccctcactcactcactctctcactctcactctctttcactctctctctctctcattctctcactcactcactctctcactctctctctcgcactcactctctctcactcactctctctcgcactcactctctctctctcactcactcactcactctctctctcactcactctctctctctcactcactctctcactatctctcactcactctctcactctctctcactcactctctcactctctctcactcactctctcttactcactcactctctcactctctctctctcaaacacacactctctctctctctctcactcactcactctctctctctctcactcactctctccctctctctcacacactctctcactctctctcactctctcactctctcttactcactcactctctcactctctcactctctctctctcaaacacacactctctctctctcgctcactgaACTCAGCATGAATTGAACAGATTGATAAGGTCAAGGATTAAGGTCGCCGTGACCTTGTGGGCGTCCTGCTCTTATTAACCTCGTTACtcagcagaaagaaaactgaTTTATCACCTTCTGGATTATAATTTTATCCTCCTGAGAAAACTCCACCATGACAGATTTACCATCGATGAACCCTCGACGTTCTCCGTCTGtgattgtttcctgtttgtaaaCCTGCTGTGTGCACTCTTTATAGGGCAAACTATTTTCTAAATTCTttaatctatccatccattatctatactgcttttcccgctaagggcgagaggcggggttacaccctggactatTAGccaaccaatcacagggctgaaatatagagacagacaaccagccacactctcattcacacctacaggtaATTTAAAGTCTCCAGtgaacctaacgagcatgtctttggagaGAACCCGtgaaactccacacagagaggctgctgtcagacggggattcaaaccaggaacctcctcgctgtgagacAACCTGACACCTCCCTGAGATTCTGctacttgtttttaaaagtctctTCTTGTTGGTCATGCAGCgatacaaacattaaaaaacagcatcaaTAAAACATAATACTTGTTATTGCTCCAccaggagcagaggaggaaggggacAAATATTTGTACACAATAAAACGCATCGCTGCATTAAAGCAAATTACACGAAGCTGGCTGGATGATAAACCCCCGTCTATTAATGCATGGAAGTTAACAGTGGAAGATattaaagaaatggaaagaattACGTATAGGctaagaaacagagaagatgaattCATGTGTTACTGGAGTAAATGGATAAAGGAAACAGATAAAGTGGAATTATAACAGGTATGTAAATTAAATGATATTAAATTAAGAGAGTAGTGAAGGATATTAtttattagttatttatttttattttatttcatgttgtatgtattcttgtatgtttaaaaaattatatataaaaatatgccaggatgaacaaaatatgtgatgaaatatgacaacttgtaatgtagtaaaacagcctgcaataaagtatttaaaaaaaataaaaaataaaacttaactGATTGTACCTTTTGTGACCCAAAAATTATGAGGAAGTGTTTCAAGAACAGAGATTTGTTCCCACCTTTGCTATCAAGTCAAAACAGTCAGATAATTATGATGAAATGTTCCGGCTGGGTTTTGATTTCACAGCACTAACATGGAATAAAAAATGAGTGTTTTAGATGTTAATTAGGTAAAACGACGACAGCGTTTTGAAGCTCTGTATCTGTCAATGTGTTCACACAGCAGATCACTGTGAAACATGGCACACACATTAGGAACGAGCTGTTGTTGAAATCTTGGAATCATGCCACGGCTTGCCATATTTGCAAACAGGAAAAGAAGCCAACAGGTGCGACGGAGCAGCTGCTGTCAGGATGATCCGAGTGAACGTTTACGATGCGGCGTGCTGAAGACATCAGAGTGACATCTGTTGGACTGACGACACCCTGTGCTTATCGAACAGATTCATCAGACACTTTGTTCAGCTGCGTATGGAGACACATAAACCtccaaaatatgaaacatttaataCAGATAATGTGTCTAGATGACGATGTTTCCTGTCGTCACCTGCACCGAGATATAAAGACTGACAGCGCAGTTAGTGTGactgatgtttgttgtttttcgcCCTTACTGAAGTAATATCAGCTACAGTTTatgtttaaaggcagggtttgtcattttaaaaaaactagcatgattttaaaagtagcattccctctgtgctccctcttaagccacgccccctcacttacacgCACGTGCGCCATTGCTCCAGAAGCTGACTTCaacttgcattgtgtagaaacgacgtcgtctcatgtctcattcagcggtcagtaaactctcagtataaactcctaaagtcatcggtgacgcactttgagtgtgagctagagcacgcaagaggtagagagtgagcagggagacagggaggcgtctgattggttcatcagattggtacctcgtggcagacattggtggaagtttttacagactttcaactgctacagatgatggattttctttgttactttttcagagaacatgagttattaatgtctgtcaggacctaaagacaatttacaccaaaatctgaaaaaagtgGATCTAGAGGAAATgaacaaccctgcctttaatgtttcAAGCTCAACCTACAccctttgtttgaatgtttaaagGTGAATTTGACTCTTGATGTCAGAGTCTTACCTGCATGAGTGAATTCGACTAAATCAATAAAATTGATGAATTTGTCGCAGATTTAAATATTACAGCGTGCTCAAATAATGCATGAAATCACGTAAAAACGTAAAACAAAAACTTTCTGTTGCtcacttttctaaatgttttcgGTTTCTTCTTCCTTGACTAATACTTTAGATTACTTGAATCcattaaaagacataaaatcaCAAGTGAAAGagcaaatatttgtcaaaaTCAACCTCAATCATGACAACATAAGGTAAGAATATCTACACTCAGATTCACCTGCAGTTCACACATCCTCCACTGTGAGGCAGTCTAGACACACGTATGACTCGTGAGAGAACCTGAGGACAAATCTACAACCCTGTTGCAATTCATATTGAGCGGCCGTGCCTCGAGGGGTACGGCTGAGTTTGTCTGGAGTCAATAgagataataataattgttCTGCTTTAATGTCGTCTGCTGGgtttgtactttaaaaaaaaaaatgcagaaaaagaaactctTTCAGTCTGGTTCATGCTCTGATTGAatctctctttttattgttcCCACTCTCtggttcttcttctttcctgctgctctctccTTTGACAGGCAGGTGTGAGAGTGTGAACGGGCTGCCCCGGAGGGGGATAGACACTGACCCCAAACCGTGAGTCTCTCCGGTGCTTGCTCGGGGCCGGAGCCTTGTTGTGGGTGCTCACGTCTGCAGACAGCCGAGAGAGCGGCCCCCACGTCAGCCCTCATCAGCTTTATTTGAGAGGAGTCTTTCACCTTAATTAGAGTGGGAGGTGggaggtgggaggggggggggcttgctTAAAGTTGGAGGGGTCGACGGGTTATGGCGCTGCTGAGGTGTGGGGTTGGGGGTGTCTGAAGTTTGTCTTTTGGGCCACGCAGTTCAATTCAGACTGTTCAACAGTGTTACGCTCATGACTCCATTTGTTGCACCGTGTAATATCCCCTTCCTCGAGACCGTCGTTGGAAATGTCACCTGGAAATTCCTTCAATACCCCCCCCTATAGCTTTGGACAGAGTTTTATAATTTAATGAAGGATTTTAAAATTGCAATCACAACCAAAAGCCCCCCGCGCCGACTTGGGGAGCGTCTCTCTGGACAATAACAGCAAGTCACTGCATTCCCATATGTGCACGACTGAAGGTCATCCCCATGGCAACTTTGCTCTTTTAAATTGGAGGTATGTTTAATCCCAATCCTCCGGCACCTGAAGACATTATCACCGCAAATCCCACCGCCAGTCATCAAAGCGGTGAGCCGTCTGCCCTTTAAGGGGAAAGCTGCGCGGCGGCAACAAGGCTGCAGAAAACTTGTGCTTGCAAAGTAAACCAGACAGGTCTCTCAGTCCTCGTGATTGCCACTGAATGTCCCACCAAACTGACATGCAGGTGTGGGAGTTTGTGTTCAGCCGTTATCAGAGAAGAATGAATCCGTTGTtaggtgtattttttttatttgtcgcTGCCTCTACAGATTGGAACGTCTGCCTGAGCGtctcacctgctgctgcacaggcaATCATGCTTCCCCTATGTTTCCTATGAGATTGTCTGCAAAGCTTTCAATGCTTTCATCTGATATTTATTTACCTGCTGTATTGATTTCGTAAATAACAGcagtctgcagaaaaaaataactgattAGACgttgtgcagctgtgtgtttaaagtaaTAGACCAATTTGGAGAAGACGAGATCCTGCATGTAAGGGAAAAAATTGTCTTGTTGTGTCGTTGGGTGTAAGAAGGGAGAAAAGCATGACCCTCCATTTCTGTAGAATACCGTCATcgaaaaaacaccttttttctgcagcaggtttGTCCTTAATACACAAAACCATCTACAGAGCTCTGTATTCAATGTTCT
This window harbors:
- the ly6pge gene encoding lymphocyte antigen 6 family member pge, whose translation is MIRTTRRTNGTMRPDLYCPLLLLSFILLPTNSEALSCYTCMGSNNNDCNRQGSKLCPSYSDACAVVVGHDSGVMKSCSYKSFCSQANSQGYRSPGVRVHCCYSNDCNVMSLASRLPGLNYLLLLLPLLLCCFFK